One genomic window of Paenisporosarcina antarctica includes the following:
- the sigX gene encoding RNA polymerase sigma factor SigX, protein MNDSVFHRLYDQYHQDVFQFLLYMVKNRQTAEDLMHEVYVRVLKAFSRFEGKSTEKTWLFSIAKNVAIDHFRKSSVRKRHALDFFDWEKQELKSSDALPEELAELNDEMKQLLDALDECTGDQKMVIIMRYFQDLSIAETSKVLGWTEGKVKTTQHRAIHKLRDRLSGHSDRRQVHDEQQ, encoded by the coding sequence ATGAATGACTCCGTTTTTCACAGGCTTTATGACCAGTACCATCAAGATGTTTTTCAATTCTTATTGTATATGGTGAAAAATAGACAGACTGCCGAAGATTTAATGCATGAAGTATATGTACGTGTTTTAAAAGCATTTAGCCGTTTTGAAGGTAAAAGTACAGAGAAAACTTGGTTATTTTCAATTGCAAAAAATGTAGCAATTGATCACTTTCGAAAGTCGTCCGTTCGTAAGCGACATGCTCTTGACTTTTTTGATTGGGAAAAACAAGAGCTGAAATCAAGTGATGCTCTCCCTGAAGAACTAGCTGAATTGAATGATGAAATGAAACAATTATTAGACGCGTTAGATGAATGTACAGGCGATCAAAAAATGGTCATCATTATGAGGTACTTCCAAGATCTATCCATAGCAGAAACATCAAAAGTGCTCGGATGGACGGAAGGTAAAGTAAAGACCACTCAACATCGAGCGATTCATAAACTTCGAGATCGCTTATCTGGGCATTCGGATAGGAGGCAAGTTCACGATGAGCAACAATAA